From a region of the Actinomadura luzonensis genome:
- a CDS encoding cytochrome P450, protein MRFDPWNPDFVAHPYRVYDELRREAPVCWFEPTGQWLISRHADVNALLRDRRLGRSYLHAATHEEFGRQPEPEFQEPFWRVIRAGMLDVEPPVHTRLRRLVSKAFTPRMVESLRPRVRAIAAGLADTFVEKGGGDLLAEVAEPLPVTVIAEMLGIPDADRHLLRAWSADICGMYELNPGIEAQHTAVRAASEFAGYLKELARARRAAPGDDLISALTQIPELTEDELVGTCVLLLNAGHEATVNVTGNGWWALFRNSAELARLRADRSLLPTAVEELLRWDTPLQMFERWVLEDIEVHGVRIPRGSEVALLFGSANRDPAVFDDPDRLDVGRADNPHISFGAGIHFCLGAPLARIELIESFGALLDRTASLELREQPAWKPGYVIRGLHSLPLTATPA, encoded by the coding sequence GTGCGCTTTGATCCCTGGAATCCGGATTTTGTAGCCCACCCGTACCGGGTCTACGACGAGCTGCGCCGCGAGGCCCCCGTCTGCTGGTTCGAGCCGACCGGCCAGTGGCTCATCTCCCGCCACGCGGACGTCAACGCCCTGCTCAGGGACCGCCGCCTCGGCCGGTCGTACCTGCACGCGGCCACGCACGAGGAGTTCGGCAGGCAGCCGGAGCCGGAGTTCCAGGAGCCGTTCTGGCGGGTGATCAGAGCGGGCATGCTGGACGTCGAGCCGCCGGTGCACACTCGGCTGCGCCGGCTGGTGTCGAAGGCGTTCACGCCGCGCATGGTCGAGTCCCTGCGGCCGCGCGTGCGGGCCATCGCCGCCGGGCTGGCGGACACGTTCGTGGAGAAGGGCGGCGGCGACCTCCTCGCCGAGGTCGCCGAGCCGCTGCCGGTGACGGTGATCGCGGAGATGCTCGGCATCCCGGACGCCGACCGCCACCTGCTCCGTGCCTGGTCGGCCGACATCTGCGGCATGTACGAGCTGAACCCGGGCATCGAGGCGCAGCACACCGCGGTACGGGCGGCGTCGGAGTTCGCCGGCTACCTCAAGGAGCTGGCCAGGGCCCGCCGCGCCGCTCCCGGCGACGACCTGATCAGCGCGCTCACCCAGATCCCGGAACTGACCGAGGACGAGCTGGTCGGCACCTGTGTGCTGCTGCTCAACGCCGGCCACGAGGCCACCGTGAACGTCACCGGCAACGGCTGGTGGGCGCTGTTCCGCAACTCGGCCGAGCTGGCGCGGCTCCGCGCCGACCGCTCGCTGCTGCCCACGGCGGTCGAGGAGCTGCTGCGCTGGGACACGCCGCTGCAGATGTTCGAGCGGTGGGTGCTGGAGGACATCGAGGTGCACGGCGTACGGATCCCGCGCGGGTCGGAGGTCGCGCTGCTGTTCGGCTCGGCCAACCGCGACCCTGCCGTGTTCGACGACCCGGACCGGCTGGACGTCGGGCGCGCGGACAACCCGCACATCTCCTTCGGCGCCGGCATCCACTTCTGCCTGGGGGCGCCGCTCGCCCGCATCGAGCTGATCGAGTCGTTCGGCGCCCTCCTCGACCGGACGGCGAGCCTGGAACTGCGCGAGCAGCCCGCCTGGAAGCCCGGCTACGTCATCCGCGGCCTCCACTCCCTGCCCCTGACCGCCACCCCGGCCTGA
- a CDS encoding TerC family protein has translation MLDWVADPQIWIGFFTLVALEIVLGIDNIIFISILAGKLPPEQRDRARVLGLAAALVSRLLLLLALSWVVRLTEPLFTVLGQDISGRDLILLLGGLFLLGKSVTEIHHSMEAPQGKDGKQGAGVSFAAVIAQIMVLDIVFSLDSVITAVGMVDQLGVMIAAVVVAVAVMLFASGPISRFVDEHPSIKMLALAFLVLIGVVLVAEGLDQHIPKGYIYFAMAFSVVVELLNIRMRGRHAKKAVEAPEARAEAAEQQDEAPKMK, from the coding sequence ATGTTGGACTGGGTGGCCGACCCGCAGATCTGGATCGGCTTCTTCACCCTTGTCGCCCTGGAGATCGTGCTGGGGATCGACAACATCATCTTCATCTCCATCCTGGCCGGGAAGCTCCCGCCCGAACAGCGGGACCGGGCCCGCGTGCTCGGCCTGGCCGCCGCCCTGGTCAGCCGGCTGCTCCTGCTGCTCGCCCTGTCGTGGGTGGTGCGGCTCACCGAGCCGCTGTTCACCGTTCTCGGCCAGGACATCTCGGGACGGGACCTGATCCTGCTGCTCGGCGGCCTGTTCCTGCTGGGCAAGAGCGTCACGGAGATCCACCACAGCATGGAGGCCCCGCAGGGCAAGGACGGCAAGCAGGGCGCCGGCGTGTCCTTCGCCGCGGTGATCGCGCAGATCATGGTCCTGGACATCGTGTTCTCGCTGGACTCGGTGATCACCGCCGTGGGCATGGTGGACCAGCTCGGCGTCATGATCGCGGCGGTCGTGGTGGCGGTGGCGGTGATGTTGTTCGCCTCCGGGCCGATCAGCCGCTTCGTGGACGAGCACCCGAGCATCAAGATGCTGGCGCTGGCGTTCCTGGTGCTGATCGGCGTGGTGCTCGTCGCCGAGGGCCTGGACCAGCACATCCCGAAGGGGTACATCTACTTCGCGATGGCGTTCTCGGTCGTCGTGGAGCTGCTCAACATCCGGATGCGCGGGCGGCACGCCAAGAAGGCGGTCGAGGCGCCGGAGGCGCGGGCCGAGGCTGCGGAGCAGCAGGACGAGGCTCCTAAGATGAAATAG
- a CDS encoding aminotransferase class V-fold PLP-dependent enzyme, which produces MSTLTIFNADADAAAPAAAAAPVTATGRPVPAVIGADLEVPVKGGRLVRYANLDYAASAPCLEPVSAAVAAALPAYSSVHRGAGYASQLTTARYEQARHTVRAFVGARPADAVIFTRNTTDATNLLARCLPAGTTVVVFDTEHHASLLPWPDAVRLAPPAFPGEAVRAADEALAAVEGPKLLVVTAASNVTGELWPIAALAHIAHRHGARILVDAAQFVPHRRLNLTALDLDYVAFSGHKLYAPFGAGVLVGRGDWLAEGEPYLKGGGAVRSVGDAAEWHEDPEPRHEAGTPNVLGAIALAAACDALTATGWTALVREEERLLARLRAGLASIDGVRELSLWGEDHPRVGIVSFTVAGRSAREVAEALSGEYGIGVRDGKFCAHPFVRHLLGTADGGCEDDTASAVRASIGIGTTQEHVDRLVEALRDLASR; this is translated from the coding sequence GTGTCCACGCTGACGATCTTCAACGCCGACGCCGACGCCGCCGCCCCCGCCGCCGCTGCCGCCCCGGTCACGGCGACCGGCCGCCCCGTTCCCGCCGTCATCGGGGCCGACCTGGAGGTCCCGGTCAAGGGCGGTCGGCTCGTCCGGTACGCCAACCTCGACTACGCGGCGAGCGCGCCCTGTCTGGAGCCGGTCAGCGCCGCCGTCGCCGCCGCGCTCCCGGCCTACTCCAGCGTCCACCGCGGCGCCGGCTACGCCTCCCAGCTCACCACCGCCCGGTACGAGCAGGCCCGCCACACCGTCCGCGCGTTCGTCGGGGCGCGTCCCGCCGACGCGGTGATCTTCACCCGCAACACCACGGACGCCACCAACCTGCTGGCCCGCTGCCTGCCCGCCGGCACCACCGTCGTGGTCTTCGACACCGAGCACCACGCCTCGCTGCTCCCCTGGCCGGACGCCGTCCGCCTGGCCCCGCCCGCCTTCCCCGGCGAGGCCGTCCGCGCCGCCGACGAGGCGCTGGCCGCCGTCGAGGGGCCGAAGCTGCTCGTGGTCACCGCCGCCTCCAACGTCACCGGCGAGCTGTGGCCGATCGCCGCGCTGGCGCACATCGCGCACCGGCACGGGGCGCGCATCCTGGTGGACGCCGCGCAGTTCGTCCCGCACCGGCGGCTCAACCTGACCGCGCTGGACCTCGACTACGTGGCCTTCTCCGGGCACAAGCTGTACGCGCCGTTCGGCGCCGGGGTGCTCGTCGGGCGCGGGGACTGGCTGGCGGAGGGGGAGCCGTACCTGAAGGGCGGGGGCGCGGTGCGCTCGGTCGGGGACGCCGCCGAGTGGCACGAGGACCCCGAGCCGCGCCACGAGGCGGGCACCCCGAACGTGCTGGGCGCGATCGCCCTGGCCGCCGCCTGCGACGCGCTCACCGCCACCGGCTGGACGGCGCTGGTGCGGGAGGAGGAGCGGCTGCTCGCGCGGCTGCGCGCGGGGCTGGCCTCGATCGACGGCGTGCGCGAGCTGTCGTTGTGGGGGGAGGACCACCCGCGGGTGGGCATCGTGTCGTTCACCGTGGCCGGGCGGTCGGCGCGCGAGGTGGCCGAGGCGCTGTCCGGCGAGTACGGGATCGGGGTGCGCGACGGCAAGTTCTGCGCGCACCCGTTCGTGCGGCACCTGCTGGGCACGGCCGACGGCGGCTGCGAGGACGACACGGCCTCGGCGGTGCGGGCCTCCATCGGCATCGGCACCACCCAGGAGCACGTGGACCGGCTGGTGGAGGCGCTGCGCGACCTCGCCTCCCGCTGA
- a CDS encoding DoxX family protein, which translates to MKRVLFDVAALIARVVTGVIFVAHGWQKWQSGLGATTGMFREMGIPMPGTAAGYATIVETVGGIFLILGLLVRPVALLLLLNMLGAIAFVHGGKGVMVGNGGWELAGALGALSLLFLALGGGRIGLDGLFGAIFRRRGERRAAEEELDAHRRGRLQGDRTDTGPSNVRTTGTATGMGAGAGTAAGAGMQSGSEAGVGTGTGYQSGMGAESGMGTESGMGTESGMGTEPGMGAGAGGRAGGPMTPAEPATPGEPPEVPRQPTAPRSGASNLSDEDMRDIDALVSDDQPEHRKPPNR; encoded by the coding sequence ATGAAGAGAGTTCTGTTTGATGTGGCGGCCCTGATCGCCCGGGTGGTGACCGGCGTGATCTTCGTGGCGCACGGCTGGCAGAAGTGGCAGAGCGGCCTGGGCGCGACCACGGGGATGTTCCGGGAGATGGGCATCCCGATGCCGGGGACGGCCGCCGGTTACGCGACGATCGTCGAGACCGTCGGCGGGATCTTCCTGATCCTCGGGCTGCTGGTGCGGCCGGTGGCGTTGCTGCTGCTGCTCAACATGCTGGGCGCGATCGCCTTCGTGCACGGCGGCAAGGGCGTCATGGTGGGCAACGGCGGGTGGGAGCTCGCGGGGGCGCTCGGCGCGCTGAGCCTGCTGTTCCTGGCGCTCGGCGGCGGGCGGATCGGGCTGGACGGGCTGTTCGGGGCGATCTTCCGGCGCCGGGGCGAGCGGCGGGCGGCGGAGGAGGAGCTGGACGCGCACCGGCGGGGGCGGCTCCAGGGCGACCGCACGGACACCGGCCCGTCGAACGTCCGGACCACCGGAACCGCCACCGGGATGGGAGCGGGGGCCGGCACCGCCGCCGGGGCCGGGATGCAGTCCGGCTCCGAGGCCGGCGTCGGCACCGGGACCGGCTACCAGTCCGGCATGGGCGCCGAGTCCGGCATGGGGACCGAGTCCGGCATGGGGACCGAGTCCGGCATGGGCACCGAGCCCGGCATGGGCGCCGGGGCGGGCGGGCGTGCGGGTGGCCCGATGACGCCGGCCGAGCCCGCGACCCCCGGCGAGCCGCCGGAGGTCCCGCGTCAGCCCACGGCGCCGCGTTCCGGCGCGAGCAACCTCAGCGACGAGGACATGCGCGACATCGACGCCCTGGTCAGCGACGACCAGCCCGAGCACCGCAAGCCCCCGAACCGCTGA
- a CDS encoding NADH-quinone oxidoreductase subunit D, with translation MTERVVGIGAGAKELATEDMILNIGPQHPSTHGVLRLRLTLDGERIATAEPIIGYMHRGAEKLFEVRDYRQIIMLANRHDWLAGFANELGVVMAAERLLGMEPPVRAVWARTLLAELNRALSHLMFLGSYPLELGAMTPIFYSFNERERLQAVMEEISGGRMHYMFNRVGGLKEDLPLGWLDRVSEAVAETRRRVPVIEDLILHNEIFAARTKGVGVLTREQVMQYGVSGPIARASGVDLDLRRDDPYLAYPELPVKVVTREAGDCQARFEVLFDQLKVSLDLAEACVERLRSLPPGPINQRLPKVLKVPEGHTYAWTENPLGINGYYLVSKGDKTPWRLKLRSASYGNVQVLREMLPGHLVADMVAILGSMFFVVGDIDK, from the coding sequence ATGACGGAACGCGTGGTCGGAATCGGTGCCGGCGCCAAAGAGCTGGCCACGGAGGACATGATCCTCAACATCGGCCCGCAGCACCCCTCGACGCACGGCGTGCTCCGGCTCCGCCTCACGCTCGACGGCGAGCGCATCGCCACCGCCGAGCCGATCATCGGCTACATGCACCGGGGCGCGGAGAAGCTGTTCGAGGTCCGCGACTACCGGCAGATCATCATGCTGGCCAACCGGCACGACTGGCTGGCCGGCTTCGCCAACGAGCTGGGCGTGGTGATGGCCGCCGAGCGCCTGCTCGGCATGGAGCCGCCGGTGCGGGCCGTGTGGGCGCGCACGCTGCTGGCCGAGCTGAACCGGGCGCTCAGCCACCTGATGTTCCTCGGCTCCTACCCGCTGGAGCTGGGCGCGATGACGCCCATCTTCTACTCCTTCAACGAGCGCGAACGCCTCCAGGCCGTCATGGAGGAGATCTCCGGCGGGCGCATGCACTACATGTTCAACCGGGTCGGCGGCCTGAAGGAGGACCTGCCGCTGGGCTGGCTGGACCGGGTGTCGGAGGCGGTCGCCGAGACCCGCCGCCGGGTGCCGGTCATCGAGGACCTCATCCTGCACAACGAGATCTTCGCCGCCCGCACCAAGGGCGTCGGCGTGCTGACCCGGGAGCAGGTCATGCAGTACGGCGTGAGCGGCCCCATCGCCCGCGCCTCCGGCGTCGACCTGGACCTGCGCCGCGACGACCCGTACCTCGCCTACCCGGAGCTGCCGGTCAAGGTCGTCACCCGCGAGGCCGGCGACTGCCAGGCGCGCTTCGAGGTGCTGTTCGACCAGCTCAAGGTCTCCCTCGACCTGGCCGAGGCGTGCGTGGAGCGGCTGCGCTCGCTGCCGCCCGGGCCGATCAACCAGCGGCTGCCGAAGGTGCTCAAGGTGCCGGAGGGGCACACGTACGCGTGGACCGAGAACCCGCTCGGCATCAACGGCTACTACCTGGTCTCCAAGGGCGACAAGACGCCGTGGCGGCTCAAGCTGCGCTCGGCCTCCTACGGCAACGTGCAGGTGCTGCGCGAGATGTTGCCCGGCCACCTGGTGGCCGACATGGTCGCCATCCTCGGCTCGATGTTCTTCGTGGTGGGTGACATCGACAAGTGA
- a CDS encoding acyltransferase family protein gives MTQQQVGTVVERDKYVDWLRALSLVVVVGWHWAFTILVWGPSGPEPTSPLGFTSGLWILTWLLQVLPLFFYVGGHVHLLSWGRAQGRGVGLGAFVWRRIRALALPALVLSGVWAVIGAAVTAVFRVDWMWRVVLLVLSPLWFLGVYLVLIALLPVALWLHRRYDVLALIWLGGAALVVDVLRFRYGVEQAGWLNMVIVWGLAHQAGFFYDRVVILPRRYDVALLWTGLFALFGLVYSGIYPGSMVGVPGDKWSNMAPPTFVIVALLLFQIGVVEVLRPAMERVLERPRWQRVNAFINRYALPLFLFHTTGMAIALGLSWWLFGSLGGTIPPDLKWWLERPIAIVGPLVCTAPVIYLFGRRRGRRQSGF, from the coding sequence GTGACGCAGCAGCAGGTCGGCACCGTCGTCGAACGGGACAAGTACGTCGACTGGCTCCGCGCGCTGAGCCTGGTCGTGGTGGTCGGGTGGCACTGGGCGTTCACGATCCTGGTGTGGGGGCCGTCCGGGCCGGAGCCGACGAGCCCGCTGGGGTTCACCTCGGGCTTATGGATCCTCACCTGGCTGCTCCAGGTGCTGCCGCTGTTCTTCTACGTCGGCGGGCACGTGCACCTGCTGTCGTGGGGGCGGGCGCAGGGGCGCGGGGTCGGGCTCGGCGCGTTCGTGTGGCGGCGCATCCGGGCGCTGGCCCTGCCGGCGCTGGTGCTGTCGGGTGTGTGGGCGGTCATCGGGGCGGCGGTCACGGCCGTCTTCCGGGTGGACTGGATGTGGCGGGTCGTGCTGCTCGTGCTCAGCCCGCTCTGGTTCCTCGGCGTCTACCTGGTGCTGATCGCGCTGCTGCCGGTGGCGCTCTGGCTGCACCGCCGCTACGACGTGCTGGCGCTGATCTGGCTCGGCGGCGCGGCGCTGGTCGTGGACGTCCTCCGCTTCCGCTACGGCGTCGAGCAGGCGGGCTGGCTCAACATGGTCATCGTGTGGGGGCTGGCGCACCAGGCCGGCTTCTTCTACGACCGGGTGGTGATCCTGCCGCGCCGCTACGACGTCGCGCTGCTCTGGACCGGGCTGTTCGCGCTGTTCGGCCTGGTCTACTCGGGCATCTACCCGGGCTCGATGGTGGGCGTGCCGGGCGACAAGTGGTCGAACATGGCGCCGCCGACGTTCGTGATCGTGGCGCTGTTGCTGTTCCAGATCGGCGTGGTCGAGGTGTTGCGGCCGGCGATGGAGCGGGTGCTGGAACGGCCGCGCTGGCAGCGGGTCAACGCCTTCATCAACCGGTACGCGCTGCCGCTGTTCCTGTTCCACACCACCGGCATGGCGATCGCGCTCGGGCTGTCGTGGTGGCTGTTCGGCAGCCTGGGCGGGACGATCCCGCCGGACCTCAAGTGGTGGCTGGAGCGGCCCATCGCGATCGTCGGGCCGCTGGTGTGCACCGCGCCCGTCATCTACCTCTTCGGCCGCCGCCGCGGCAGGCGTCAGTCGGGCTTCTGA
- a CDS encoding DUF3180 domain-containing protein, whose translation MTPTRPGHVVGILVVVALLTWAVVHQFYSDLPLLPWTAIPTVLLLALGEGYSAWATKARIDRKPGTKPVEPLAVARLAALAKASAYAGAAFGGLFAGFALHTVQILDRETPRSEFFVAAGSFVACVVLVVAALYLEHACRVPKGPEDQKPD comes from the coding sequence TTGACCCCCACCCGTCCCGGCCACGTGGTCGGCATCCTCGTCGTCGTCGCGCTGCTGACGTGGGCGGTGGTCCACCAGTTCTACTCCGACCTGCCGCTCCTGCCGTGGACGGCGATCCCCACCGTGCTGCTGCTGGCGCTCGGCGAGGGCTACAGCGCCTGGGCCACCAAGGCCCGCATCGACAGGAAGCCGGGCACCAAGCCGGTCGAGCCGCTGGCGGTGGCCCGGCTGGCGGCGCTGGCCAAGGCGTCGGCGTACGCGGGGGCGGCCTTCGGCGGGCTGTTCGCCGGGTTCGCCCTGCACACGGTGCAGATCCTCGACCGGGAGACGCCGCGCTCGGAGTTCTTCGTCGCGGCGGGGTCGTTCGTGGCGTGCGTGGTGCTGGTGGTCGCGGCGCTCTACCTGGAGCACGCCTGCCGGGTGCCGAAGGGCCCGGAGGATCAGAAGCCCGACTGA
- the folK gene encoding 2-amino-4-hydroxy-6-hydroxymethyldihydropteridine diphosphokinase: MKAVLALGSNLGRRFQTLQGAIDALFDAPGLEFVKASPVYETDPVGGPGGQEPYLNAVVVAETTLEPRTLLERALSVENAFGRVRAERWGPRTLDVDLIVVGERTCDDPDLTLPHPRAHERAFVLVPWLEADPEAAVPGHGRVVDLLAGLDRQGVRLRPDLTLQRPD, encoded by the coding sequence ATGAAGGCCGTCCTCGCACTCGGCAGCAACCTGGGCCGCCGCTTCCAGACCCTCCAGGGCGCGATCGACGCCCTGTTCGACGCGCCCGGCCTCGAGTTCGTCAAGGCGTCGCCGGTCTACGAGACCGATCCGGTGGGCGGGCCGGGCGGGCAGGAGCCGTACCTGAACGCGGTGGTCGTGGCCGAGACCACGCTGGAGCCGCGCACGCTGCTGGAGCGGGCGCTGAGCGTCGAGAACGCCTTCGGGCGGGTGCGGGCCGAGCGCTGGGGGCCGCGCACGCTCGACGTCGACCTGATCGTCGTGGGCGAGCGCACCTGCGACGACCCCGACCTGACGCTGCCGCATCCCCGGGCGCACGAGCGGGCGTTCGTGCTGGTGCCCTGGCTGGAGGCCGACCCCGAGGCCGCCGTGCCGGGGCACGGCCGGGTGGTCGACCTGCTGGCCGGGCTCGACCGGCAGGGCGTGCGGCTGCGGCCCGACCTGACGTTGCAGAGGCCCGATTGA
- the folB gene encoding dihydroneopterin aldolase gives MSPDRITLKGLRARGRHGVLAAERELGQEFVVDATLFLDTAPAAAGDDLTMTVHYGELAEALAKVVEGEPVRLIETLAQRLAEVCLAHEAVCRVEVSVHKPAAPIPVPFDDVVVTIERSRA, from the coding sequence TTGAGCCCTGATCGCATCACGCTCAAGGGCCTGCGGGCCCGCGGGCGGCACGGCGTGCTCGCGGCCGAGCGGGAGCTGGGCCAGGAGTTCGTCGTCGACGCCACGCTGTTCCTCGACACCGCGCCGGCCGCGGCCGGCGACGACCTCACCATGACCGTCCACTACGGAGAGCTGGCCGAGGCGCTGGCGAAGGTGGTGGAGGGCGAGCCGGTGCGGCTCATCGAGACGCTGGCGCAGCGGCTGGCCGAGGTCTGCCTGGCGCACGAGGCGGTGTGCCGGGTCGAGGTGAGCGTGCACAAGCCGGCGGCGCCCATCCCGGTGCCCTTCGACGACGTGGTCGTGACGATCGAGCGGAGCCGCGCATGA
- a CDS encoding nuclear transport factor 2 family protein, with protein sequence MSVDTAAIETTNQEFYTAIESGDLDKMTEIWAEDTADDQVSCVHPGWALLTGRSEVLRSWALIMANTTYIQFVLTDVNTTVLGDVAVLTCVENILTAGDEGEASFAAGKVVASNVYLRTPQGWRLWMHHGSPVLQGDDDEEEDGELEP encoded by the coding sequence ATGAGCGTCGACACGGCCGCCATCGAGACGACCAACCAGGAGTTCTACACCGCCATCGAGAGCGGCGACCTCGACAAGATGACCGAGATCTGGGCCGAGGACACCGCCGACGACCAGGTGAGCTGCGTGCACCCCGGGTGGGCGCTGCTGACCGGCCGCTCCGAGGTGCTGCGCTCGTGGGCGCTGATCATGGCCAACACGACCTACATCCAGTTCGTGCTGACCGACGTCAACACCACCGTGCTCGGCGACGTCGCGGTCCTCACCTGCGTGGAGAACATCCTCACCGCGGGCGACGAGGGCGAGGCGAGCTTCGCCGCGGGCAAGGTGGTGGCGAGCAACGTCTATCTCCGCACCCCGCAGGGCTGGCGGCTGTGGATGCACCACGGCTCGCCGGTGCTGCAGGGCGACGACGACGAGGAGGAGGACGGCGAGCTTGAGCCCTGA
- the folP gene encoding dihydropteroate synthase: MTSMPISVPGGAERCLVMGVVNVTPDSFSDGGLWFDEAAAIRHGFELVDEGADLVDVGGESTRPGAARVSLEEELARVVPVIRALAAEGVAVSVDTMRAEVAKAAVEAGARLVNDVSGGLADPEMPRVVAATGVSYVVMHWRGHSHDMYARAVYADVVGEVREELSKRVNLVLAEGVSEEQIVLDPGLGFAKNAEHNWALLAGIPQLAELGYPLLIGASRKRFLGRLLAGPDGTPRPFSRSDDATLAVTALAAQAGAWCVRVHDVGPNADAVRVAAAWTKAGAGT, from the coding sequence ATGACTAGCATGCCCATCAGCGTGCCAGGAGGGGCGGAGCGGTGTCTCGTCATGGGCGTGGTCAATGTGACGCCCGACTCCTTCTCCGACGGCGGCCTCTGGTTCGACGAGGCGGCCGCCATCAGGCACGGCTTCGAGCTGGTCGATGAGGGCGCCGACCTCGTCGACGTGGGCGGCGAGTCCACCCGTCCCGGCGCCGCCCGGGTCTCGCTGGAGGAGGAGCTGGCCCGGGTCGTCCCGGTGATCAGGGCGCTGGCCGCGGAGGGCGTGGCGGTCAGCGTCGACACGATGCGCGCCGAGGTCGCCAAGGCCGCGGTCGAGGCGGGCGCGCGGCTGGTCAACGACGTCAGCGGCGGCCTGGCCGACCCGGAGATGCCGCGCGTGGTGGCGGCGACCGGGGTCTCCTACGTGGTGATGCACTGGCGGGGCCACAGCCACGACATGTACGCGCGCGCCGTCTACGCCGACGTGGTCGGCGAGGTGCGCGAAGAGCTGAGCAAGCGGGTCAACCTGGTGCTGGCCGAGGGCGTGTCGGAGGAGCAGATCGTGCTCGACCCCGGCCTCGGCTTCGCCAAGAACGCCGAGCACAACTGGGCGCTGCTGGCCGGCATCCCCCAGCTGGCGGAGCTGGGATACCCGCTGCTCATCGGGGCGTCGCGCAAGCGATTCCTGGGGCGCCTGCTGGCCGGCCCCGACGGCACGCCCCGGCCGTTCAGCCGAAGCGACGACGCCACCCTGGCCGTGACCGCCCTGGCGGCTCAGGCGGGCGCCTGGTGCGTGCGCGTGCACGACGTCGGCCCCAACGCCGACGCGGTGCGCGTGGCCGCCGCATGGACGAAAGCGGGAGCAGGCACATGA
- the folE gene encoding GTP cyclohydrolase I FolE — protein MTHHDVDLGRIEKAVREILYAIGEDPDRDGLVETPARVARAMAEQYSGLGQTPEDVLNKVFDVDHDEMVLVRDIEVYSTCEHHLVPFHGLAHVGYIPNERGQVTGLSKLARLVDVFARRPQVQERMTSQIADALMRVLEPRGVIVVVECEHLCMTMRGVRKPGAKTVTSAVRGDFRTSDKTRAEAMALILGR, from the coding sequence GTGACACACCACGACGTCGACCTCGGGCGCATCGAGAAGGCCGTCCGCGAGATCCTCTACGCCATCGGCGAGGATCCCGACCGCGACGGCCTGGTCGAGACGCCCGCCCGCGTCGCCAGGGCCATGGCCGAGCAGTATTCGGGGCTCGGCCAGACGCCCGAGGACGTGCTCAACAAGGTGTTCGACGTCGATCACGACGAGATGGTGCTCGTCAGGGACATCGAGGTCTACTCGACCTGCGAGCACCACCTGGTCCCCTTCCACGGCCTGGCCCACGTCGGCTACATCCCCAACGAGCGGGGCCAGGTGACGGGGCTGTCGAAGCTGGCCAGGCTGGTCGACGTCTTCGCCCGCCGGCCACAGGTGCAGGAGCGGATGACGTCCCAGATCGCCGACGCGCTCATGCGGGTGCTGGAGCCGCGCGGCGTCATCGTGGTGGTCGAGTGCGAGCACCTGTGCATGACCATGCGCGGGGTGCGCAAGCCGGGCGCGAAGACCGTGACCTCGGCCGTCCGCGGCGACTTCAGGACCAGCGACAAGACCCGTGCCGAGGCGATGGCGCTCATCCTCGGCAGGTGA